The Streptomyces sp. NBC_00335 DNA window GGATGAGGTTCCGCTGGCGGACGTCATGCGGCCAGCCAAACACGGTTCGTGACGGTCAGCCCGCCTGGAGGTCCGCCGGTGGGACCCTGCGGTCGGGATCGGAGCGTCCGGAGCGTCCGGACCGGTGAGCGGGGAGCCGGGGTCGTCGGCGCTGGGCGCGGCCCCGGGCCGCACCCGCGCCGACCGGCGCGGACGCCGCCCGCTGCCGCCGGACATGGAGCCTGCGGATGGCGGCGTACGCGGCGACGGTGGCGAGACTCGCGGCGCACCAGGCGCCGAGGATCAGCAGGATCGTGCTGAGGACGGCCACGGGGACTCCTCGGGTGTGGAACGACACCACTACGACGAGCCGGGCAATTGTTGCTCGCCGTGACCGTCCAGTACCCCGGGGAGACGGAGTTCACGCGCCCGTCATGCCCGTTTCCGTCCCTCCCGCTCCGGACCTGGCCGCTCCGGTCCCGCCCGCCCCGGCGCCCGGCGCGGACGCCGCTACGGTGCGATCGGCAGCTGCCGCTTGTGCTCGGTCAGGCGGTAGCGGCGGACGATCGTCTCGAAGGGGCGCTCCCCGACCGGCTTGCCCTCCAGGAAGTCGTCGATCTCGTCGTAGGTGACGCCCAGCGCGTCCTCGTCGGCCTTGCCCGGGTCCAGGGTCTCCAGGTCCGCGGTGGGCGTCTTCCAGACCAGCTCGGCCGGTGCGCCCAGGACGTCGGCGCAGGCCCGTACCCGGCGCTTGGTCAGCCCGGTCAGCGGTACCACGTCGGCCGCGCCGTCGCCGAACTTGGTGAAGAACCCGGAGACAGCCTCGGCGGCGTGGTCGGTGCCGACGACCAGGCCGTCGTGCGCGCCGGCCACCGCGTACTGGGCGATCATGCGCTGGCGGGCCTTGATGTTGCCCTGCACGAAGTCCTGGTGGTGGGCGTCGCGGAAGACGGTCCCGCCGGCCAGTGAGGCGGACAGCGCCGCGTCGCTCGCGGGCTTCACGTCCACGGTCAGCACCCGGTCGGCGTTGATGAAGCCGAGGGCGAGCTGGGCGTCCCTCTCGTCGGCCTGGACCCCGTAGGGCAGTCGCATGGCGTAGAACGTCGCCTCGTGCCCGGCCGCGCGGACCCGCTCCACGGCGAGCTGGCAGAGCCTGCCGGCCGTCGTGGAGTCCACGCCGCCGCTGATCCCGAGGACCAGGGAGCGCAGGCCGGTGGAGGTGAGCCGCTCGGCCAGGAACGCCACCCGGCGCTCGATCTCCCGCTCGGCGTCGAAGGCGTCGGTGACCAGGAGCTCCCGGGCGATCTCCTGCTGCAGGGCGGTGGACGCCGGCTGGCTCACGGCTGCTCCTCATGATGGTTCGTCGGATCGCGGTGCGATGCGCTGTCCCGCCGACCCTAACCGAGCGCGCGGGTGAGCCGCGTCTCACCCTCGTGGCGGCGCTTGTCTATGCAACGAGTTGCATAGAAAGATCGGGGCATGGCACTTGAGCACGCGATCCTCGTCTCCCTGCTGGAACAGCCGGGTTCCGGATACGAGCTGGCCCGCCGGTTCGACCGGTCCATCGGCTACTTCTGGACCGCCACCCACCAGCAGATCTACCGCGTGCTCAACCGGATGGAGGCCGACGGCCGGCTCGACGTCCGCGAAGTGCCCCAGCTGACCCGGCCGGACAAGAAGGAGTACTCCGTCACCGCGACCGGCCGCGCCGCCCTCTCGGCCTGGCTCCACGAGCCGGTCCAGGCCGACACGGTCCGCCACGAGCTCGCCGTGAAGATCCGCGGCGCGGCCTTCGACGATCCGGCCGCCCTGATCCGCGAGGTCGAGCGGCACCACCGCACGCACGCCGACCGGCTCACGCACTACCTGGCGGGACAGCTCCGCGATTTCACCGGACCCGAGGCTCCGGCCCCGGACCCCTCCGACGCCGGGCGGGAACTCCAGCACGTCGTGCTCCGCGGCGGCATCGCCTACGAGCGCATGCAGCTGGCCTGGCTGGAGGACGTACTGGCCACCCTCCACCGCCTGACGGCCCCCTGAACCGGCGCCGCCGAGCGCTCCCTGCTCCTCCCTCTTTCTCCTGCTCCCTCGTCACCCCTCATCCTCCGACCGGAAGGCGAACGCCCATGAGCGACCAGCTGCTGTTCAACCCGCGCACCTACGACCCCGCGCACTTCGACCCCGAGACCCGCCGGCTGCTGCGCGCGACCGTCGACTGGTTCGAGGAGCGCGGCAAGCGCCGGCTGATCGAGGACTACCGCACCCGCGCCTGGCTGGGCGACTTCCTCGCGTTCTCCGCGAAGGAGGGCCTCTTCGCGACCTTCCTGACCCCGGAGCCGGCCGCCGGCCAGGACGGGACCGACAAGCGCTGGGACACCGCGCGCATCGCCGCCCTCAACGAGATCCTCGGCTTCTACGGCCTCGACTACTGGTACGCGTGGCAGGTGACCATCCTCGGTCTCGGCCCCGTCTGGCAGAGCGACAACGCCGCCGCCCGCGAGCGCGCCGCCCAACTCCTCGACGCGGGCGAGGTGTTCGCCTTCGGCCTGTCCGAGAAGACCCACGGCGCGGACATCTACAACACCGACATGCTGCTGGAGCCGTATGCCGACGGTGACGGTGCGGGCGGCTTCCGGGCCACCGGCTCGAAGTACTACATCGGCAACGGCAACGCCGCCGGACTCGTCTCCGTCTTCGGCCGCCGCACCGACATCGAGGGCCCGGACGGCTACGTCTTCTTCGCGGCCGACAGCCGCCACCCCGCGTACGACGTGGTGAAGAACGTCGTCGACTCCTCCAAGTACGTCAGCGAGTTCCGCCTCACGGACTACCCGGTCGGCGCCGATGACGTCCTGCACACCGGTCGCGCCGCCTTCGACGCCGCCCTCAACACCGTCAACGTCGGCAAGTTCAACCTCTGCACCGCCTCGATCGGCATCTGCGAGCACGCGATGTACGAAGCCGTCACCCACGCGCAGGGCCGCATCCTCTACGGCCGCCCCGTCACCGCCTTCCCGCACGTGCGGCGCGAGCTCACCGACGCGTACGTCCGCCTCGTCGGGATGAAGCTGTTCAGCGACCGGGCCGTCGACTACTTCCGCTCCGCCGGACCCGACGACCGCCGCTACCTCCTCTTCAATCCGATGACCAAGATGAAGGTGACCACGGAGGGCGAGAAGGTCATCGACCTGATGTGGGACGTCATCGCGGCCAAGGGCTTCGAGAAGGACACCTACTTCGCCCAGGCGGCCGTCGAGATCCGCGGCCTGCCCAAGCTGGAGGGCACGGTCCACGTCAACCTGGCGCTCATCCTCAAGTTCATGCGCAACCACCTGCTGGAACCGGCCGACTACGCCCCCGTCCCGACCCGCCTCGACGCGGCCGACGACGCCTTCCTGTTCCGCCAGGGCCCGGCCCGGGGCCTTGGATCCGTACGGTTCCACGACTGGCGCCCGGCCTACGACGCGTACGCCGCCGTGCCCAACGTCGCCCGGCTGCGCGAGCAGGCCGACGCCCTCTGCGCGTTCGTCGAGACCGCCGCCCCCGACGAGCGGCAGAGCCGCGACCTCGACCTCCTCCTGGCGGTGGGCCAGCTCTTCGCCCTGGTGGTGCACGGCCAGCTCGTCCTGGAGCAGGCCCGCCTGACCGGCCTGGACGAGGACGTGCTGGACGAGCTCTTCGGCGTCCTCGTACGGGACTTCTCCGCGCACGCCGTCGAACTGCACGGCAAGGACTCCGCCACCGCGGACCAGCAGGCCTGGGCGCTGGGAGCGGTCCGCCGCCCGGCCGTGGACGCGGACCGGTCGGCGCGCGTGTGGGCGCGGGTGGAGGCGCTGGCGGGTGCGTACGAGATGAAGCCCTGACGCCTGGCTCGATCTGGCTGACCGGGTCCCGGATCGCGTGCAAGTGATCGTCTGAGGATCGAGCCGAACCCGCACCTCCTACCCGCCGTAGGGGTGCGGGTTCGGCCGTAGGCCGTCCTGGGTTTCCCGCGCTAACCGATGGCCTCGAAGGAGGCGACGAGGTCGGTGGGGGAGGGCAGCGCGGCAATCTCCGCCCGAGTGGCGGCGGCCCCCTTGCGGAGGGCCTCGTCGGTGAGCAGGCGTTCGAGCAGACCGGCGTCCACCGCGTCGCCGGTCGTACGGAGGGCGAAGCCCAGGCCGGTCGCGGCATCGGTGTTCATGAAGTGGTCGGCGCCCTGCGGGAGGATCAGCTGCGGGACGCCCAGGGCGGCGGCGGTGAGCATGGTGCCGGCGCCGCCGTGGTGCACGATCGCGTCCGCGGTGTCCAGGAGCTGCGCCAGGGGCACCCACGGCAGCGCCCGGACGTTGTCGGGAAGCGTGCCGAGCGGGCCCAGATCGGTGTCGCCGACCGCGAGCAGGAACTCGGCGTCGACGGACGCCGCCTCGGCGATCACCCGGGTGACCGGGTCGACGCCCGCGAACGCGGTCACCACGGTCCCGAGGGTGACGGCGATTCGGGGCCGGGAGCCACGGGCCACGAGATCGCGCGGAATCGAACCGCCACCGTTGTGCGGCACGTACCGGACGCGCCAGCCCGTGCCGTCTCCGCCGAGGGAGGGCGGAACGACGTCGAGGACGGTGTGGGTGGCCGGGCCTTCCACCCCACGGGCCCGATACTCGTCCGCCAGCAGTCCGGCGAGCCGGCCGACCATGCCGAAGCCGGACATCACGCCGAAGTTGTGGACCACGGCCGGTATGCCGAGGGCCGCGCAGACCAGGGGAGCGGCGGCTTGGAAGGCGGCGTGGACGATGACGTCGGGCCGCCAGGCGGTGGCGAGTGCGAACAGGTCGTCGATGGTGACCCGCCCGTGTTCGGCGAAGCCGGCCGCGGCGATCCGCTCGGTGTCCTCTGGGCTGTTGCCGTCCGTGATGAACTGCAGGTCCGAGCCGTTCGAGGCACGCTTGAAGGCCTCCAATAGCGTCGAGCCGTCACCGATCCCCACGGTGGGCAGGCCGGACTGCCGCATCTGGTCGTACGGGGCCGAAACCGCGAACAGCACCTGGTGCCCGGCGGCCTGGAGCGCCTGGGCGGTCGGCACCATGGGGAACAGATGGCCCACCGAAGCGGGGCCGGTGAAGAGGACGCGCACGCTGACACTCCTTGGGTCGAACCGTGAATTTCTGCTCGTTCAAGGCCACTTGAGGGTTCTGGCACCTGTTCGAACGAATCCGCGCGCGCCTCGGTTTCCACTGACATGATCGAATTTCGGCCTATTGCGGCGGGCCCTGTACGAGGAGGCGGGCCGCAGCGTGGTCCGCGCGGTCCACCTCGTCCGACGCGTCGATGTAG harbors:
- a CDS encoding acyl-CoA dehydrogenase family protein — its product is MSDQLLFNPRTYDPAHFDPETRRLLRATVDWFEERGKRRLIEDYRTRAWLGDFLAFSAKEGLFATFLTPEPAAGQDGTDKRWDTARIAALNEILGFYGLDYWYAWQVTILGLGPVWQSDNAAARERAAQLLDAGEVFAFGLSEKTHGADIYNTDMLLEPYADGDGAGGFRATGSKYYIGNGNAAGLVSVFGRRTDIEGPDGYVFFAADSRHPAYDVVKNVVDSSKYVSEFRLTDYPVGADDVLHTGRAAFDAALNTVNVGKFNLCTASIGICEHAMYEAVTHAQGRILYGRPVTAFPHVRRELTDAYVRLVGMKLFSDRAVDYFRSAGPDDRRYLLFNPMTKMKVTTEGEKVIDLMWDVIAAKGFEKDTYFAQAAVEIRGLPKLEGTVHVNLALILKFMRNHLLEPADYAPVPTRLDAADDAFLFRQGPARGLGSVRFHDWRPAYDAYAAVPNVARLREQADALCAFVETAAPDERQSRDLDLLLAVGQLFALVVHGQLVLEQARLTGLDEDVLDELFGVLVRDFSAHAVELHGKDSATADQQAWALGAVRRPAVDADRSARVWARVEALAGAYEMKP
- the nadE gene encoding ammonia-dependent NAD(+) synthetase, with translation MSQPASTALQQEIARELLVTDAFDAEREIERRVAFLAERLTSTGLRSLVLGISGGVDSTTAGRLCQLAVERVRAAGHEATFYAMRLPYGVQADERDAQLALGFINADRVLTVDVKPASDAALSASLAGGTVFRDAHHQDFVQGNIKARQRMIAQYAVAGAHDGLVVGTDHAAEAVSGFFTKFGDGAADVVPLTGLTKRRVRACADVLGAPAELVWKTPTADLETLDPGKADEDALGVTYDEIDDFLEGKPVGERPFETIVRRYRLTEHKRQLPIAP
- a CDS encoding nucleotide disphospho-sugar-binding domain-containing protein, which encodes MRVLFTGPASVGHLFPMVPTAQALQAAGHQVLFAVSAPYDQMRQSGLPTVGIGDGSTLLEAFKRASNGSDLQFITDGNSPEDTERIAAAGFAEHGRVTIDDLFALATAWRPDVIVHAAFQAAAPLVCAALGIPAVVHNFGVMSGFGMVGRLAGLLADEYRARGVEGPATHTVLDVVPPSLGGDGTGWRVRYVPHNGGGSIPRDLVARGSRPRIAVTLGTVVTAFAGVDPVTRVIAEAASVDAEFLLAVGDTDLGPLGTLPDNVRALPWVPLAQLLDTADAIVHHGGAGTMLTAAALGVPQLILPQGADHFMNTDAATGLGFALRTTGDAVDAGLLERLLTDEALRKGAAATRAEIAALPSPTDLVASFEAIG
- a CDS encoding PadR family transcriptional regulator, with protein sequence MALEHAILVSLLEQPGSGYELARRFDRSIGYFWTATHQQIYRVLNRMEADGRLDVREVPQLTRPDKKEYSVTATGRAALSAWLHEPVQADTVRHELAVKIRGAAFDDPAALIREVERHHRTHADRLTHYLAGQLRDFTGPEAPAPDPSDAGRELQHVVLRGGIAYERMQLAWLEDVLATLHRLTAP